DNA sequence from the Halorussus limi genome:
CGTGAACGAGTTCGTGGGCCAGCGTGAGTTCGTCTATCCGCGGCGCCCCCGCCGCGTCCGAGATGACCACGATTCGGTCCTCGGTCGGCGTGTAGAAGCCGCCGATCGAACTGCCGGAGTTGCGCTCCTGCACGGCGATCGAGTCGGCGGACTCGTTGATGAGGAACATCGCCTCGTACTTCGCGTTGTCGAACGTCCTGCTCGCGGCCGAGACGGTTCCGCCACCGCTCGACTGCCTGAACCGCTCTCTCGATATCACGCTGACCGGCACGCGCTTCCGGAACTCCAACTGCCGGATGCGCTCGACGCGAGCCATCGCCAGCGACACCGTCTTCCGTCGCTCGGACTTGTTCAGACCATTTTGCTGAGACACGGAGAGCGATTCGTTGTACCAGTAGCCGTTCTCCCACCCCAGTACGTCGGTCTCGGGGTCCGGTGGCGCACCGTCTTGCGCGGACGACACACCGCCTCGGTCTCTCGGCGCGTCGGCGCGCGCGGCACCGTCGGCGTCCGCGACGCCGTCAGCACCTGCGGCAGCCGCCGGAACCGCGGCGAAGGTCGTGACCCCCGCCGCCACCACGAGGAGTGCGAGCGTTAGCTCCTTTCGCATGACTACGCATCCGTACCTTCGTGAGGCGGAAGTGACTTCGGGCCGTTCGCGGGCCAGAAACCGCTTCGGGCCGCTGAGACGGGGAAACCTCGGATTATCGCTACCGTTGCAGACCGTTTCACGTCGCCCGTTCGACCCGCGATTCGCCCGGAGAAATTAGCCACCTGATAACTAAGCGCCCGGAGGCCCGATGAACGACCATGTTCGGAGCAATCCAAGAGGCGAGCGCGACCGATTCACAGACCGTCGTCCCGGGTGGTCGATAACATGGCGATTCTCGAACTCGCCATCGCTTTCGCGGTTCTCGCGATAATCGCGGGGGCGCTCGGTGCGGGCGGCGTCGCGGGACTCTCGATGGACATCGCCAAGTGGCTGGTCATCGCCTTCCTCGTGCTGGCCGTCGTCTCGTTGGTCATCTGACCCCGGTCGGCAATCGGGGTCACTCGTCGGGCGCGTAGTCGCGCACCGACTCGAAGTCGCCGTCGGCGATAGCGTCCGCCAGCGCGTCGGTGTCGACGTCGTCGGGGACGAGTTGGGGGTACTTCCGTCGGAAGTAGCCGACCACGTTGTCCACGTCGCGTCGGAGGAACTCCTCGGCGTTCTCGTGGTCTGTCGGCGTCGCTTGGGGCCAGTCGAAGATGGTGATGCCCTCGGTGTTGACGAAGACGTTGTACTCGCTCATGTCGGCGTGGACGTAGCCCTCGGCGTAGGCGTCGGCCATCTCCGAGAGGACGAGGTCGAGAATCGGGACCACCTGCTCGTCTTCGAGTTTCGTCCGGGAGAGTTCCACGCCGTCTATCTTCTCCATCACGATGGCGTGACGGTTGTGGTCCACCGGTCGGGGAACCGTCACGTCGGGGTAGAGCGCTTCGAGGGCCTCGTACTCGCGCTCGGCGGCTTTCCGGGCGGTGTAGAGCCACGAGACGTGTTCGCGGTCGGACGTGTAATCGCGCTCTTTCATCACCTCTCGGAAGTTGGTGTACCCCTCGCGGTGGTACTTCAGCGCGAGCGGTTTGTACGACTGGACCTCGTAGACGTCGCTCTCCTTGCCGACGCCGAGGGGCGACCCGAACCCCTCCACGCTGTCGCGCTCCGCGAAGGTGTGGAGCGCCAGCGCGTCGTACCCCTCGAACTTGAGCCGGTAGCCCTCGTACTGTATCGTCTGGCGCTCGACGAGTTCGCGGTCGAGACACCGGTCGAGTCGGTAGTCGACCTCCTCGGCGGTCAGCCGCGAGAACTCGGGAATCTTCTCGCGGGCGACCCACTCCGAGAACCGCATCCCCTGCTCGATGCCCGACAGCAGGTGGAAGTCCTCGGGTTCCAACTCCGTCAGCATGCCCGCGACGTTCTGAACCATCACGGTCACGTAGTCGCCCGGCGGATAAAAGCCCCGCGCAAGCGAGAGATGATTCTCGAAGTGGGAACCGAAATCGGACCTCACCCCTACGCCATCTCCGGGTATCAGACGAGAACTGGGCCGGCGCGTCCCAGATGACGTAGCGACTCGCTAGCTCCCCGTCTCGAAGATAATAAACTAAGTACTGATATACTAAATCGCGGTGGCGACGAAACTGCCATTTTCGCCGAACCGGACTCGAAATACGTTCCTAGCGGCGGTTTTACTAACGCTGTCGTATACACTCACAGACACGTACATAAATAGAGCCGAACGTATTGAACTAGAGTGCTATGTCTGAACAAGACACGACTCGTCGCTCCTTCTTGAGAGCGACCGGAGGTGCGGCGTCGGCAGTCGCACTCGGGAGCGGATTCGTGGGGGCCAGCGCTGCACAAGAGACGACGACCGAAGGGGGTGAACAGGGGACGCAGACCGGGCAAGGGCAGGGCCAGCGGAGCGGCGGAACGCTCAATCTCATCAACTCGACGATGAGTACGCTGGACCCCATCAAGGCGACCGACACCGCCTCCGGTGAGGTCATCCAGCAGGTCTTCGACGCTCTGATGAATTACCCGAACGGGAACATCGAGGTCCAACCCCTCCTGGCGAAGAGCTACGAGGTCTCCGACGACTTCACGACGTACACCTTCACGATTCGGGAGGGCGCAACGTTCCACGACGGGTCCCAGGTCACGGCGCAGGACTTCGTCTACTCGTTCGAGCGACTCGCGCAGTCGGACAACTCCCGACGGTCGTACTTCATCCTCCAGTCCATCGGCGTCAAGCACTCGACCGACGCGGACGGGAACTACCAACCGGACACGCTGGGGGTCACGGCCCAGAACGACCGCACGCTCCGGATACAACTGGAGGAACCGTTCCACGCCACGCTCGAAATGCTGGCGTACACCTCGTTCGCCGCCGTGCCCGAAGGCATCGTCGGCGACATCAACGGGTACGACGGCGAACTCAGCTATCAGGAGTTCTCCACGAGCGCGCCCGTCGGGTGCGGTCCCTTCGAGTTCGAGACGTGGGAGTCGAACACCGAGGCGGCGGTAACGCGGTTCGACAACTACTACGGGAAGAAGGCCGAGGTGGACCGGGTTCACTGGCGGATAATGTCCGACGCGAACGCTCGGTTCACCTACGCGATGAACAAGAACGCCGACGCGTTCTCCATCCCGACCCAGTTCTACAACCCCAACGACGTCACCGTGACGACGACCGACAACCGGGGACGGAAGGTGGGGACCTACGGGCCGGTTCGGAACGGCGAGACGCTGAACTTCCTCGCGGTTCCGACCATCAACACGTTCTACATCGGGTTCAACACGAATCAGGTCGAGACGGCCGCCAGGAAGGCCGCGGCGTACGTGATGAACAAGGAACAACTGGTCGAACAGGTGTTCAAGGGCCGCGGCAGACCGGCCTACCACTTCACGCCGCCGGCCATCTACCCCGGCGGTAACGACGCCTATCAGAAGCACGCCCAGGAGGAGTACCCCTACAGCTACCGCCAGACCGACATCGCGCAGGCCCGGCAGGTGATGGAGGAGGCAGGATACGGCCCGAACAACCGGTACAGCTTCACGTTCACGGTCTACCAGCGGTCGAACACGTGGCCGCAGGTGGGCCAACTCCTGCGGGACAAACTCTCCAGCGCGCACATCGACATGACCATCGAGACAGCGCCGTTCTCGACCCTGCTCCAGCGGGGCCGCGAGGGGAACCTGCAGGCGTACTCGCTCGGGTGGGTCATGGACTGGCCCGCGCCCGACAACTTCCTGCAACTGCTCAACCCGCCGCTGACCGACACCTCCCAGAGCGCGCCCATCTCGTACGTCAACTGGTCGGGAACCGAGGCGTCCCAGCGGGCGAGGCAGGCGTGGACCACTATCCAGAACAACCCCGCGCCGACCGACAAGGCCGAGCGACTCCGGAATCAGGCGTACATCGAGATGGAGGAGGCCAACTGGCAGGACAACGTCTTCCTCAACGTCTACCACGAGACCGACCAGCGGTTCTGGTACGACTACGCCCAGATTCCGAAGTTCGGCGCGGCCGGAACCAGCCGTCAGATGTTCAACGGAGTGACGCTGAACGAACCGAACGGCGGCGGTGGCGGCGGGTCGAACTGAGGTTCGGTCGACGTTCGACTCGGTCGGGTCCGCTCGACCCGGACGAGTCGGTTCGACTCTCGGACCAGAAGCAGTGACGACCCCGCGAGGAGTCGCCTCGCTACCGCGCGTCGTCGCGTTCGTCGCCGGACGGGCCGCCGAACAGTCCGGCGCACACCGCCGCCCACGCTTCGGTCCGCTTCGACCGCTTGTTGCCGAGTCGGGTCAGGTCCATATCTAGTTTAGGCCACCCTAAACCACTTAACCCTTCTGCTCGGTTCCCCGGTTCCGCTTGGGACCCGAACGCCGGTTCGCAATCCACTTGGTGCCCTCGCGCGAACGCTCGGGCATGGCGCTGTCCGACCGGGAGTGGCGAGTGATTCGCGAGGAGTCCCGACGCGGCCCCCTCAACATGGCCTTGGACGAGATAGCCGCGGCGACCGCGGCCGAGGAGGGAGTTCGGACCGTCCGGGTCTACCAGTGGGACCCCAGCACGCTCTCGCTGGGCTACCGGCAGGACTCCGACACCGTGGCGTGGGACTACTGCGACCGCGAGGGCATCACCGTCACCCGCAGACCCACCGGCGGCGGCGGTATCTACCACGACCGCCACGGCGACATCTCCTACTCCATCGTCGCGCCCGCCGACGAACTGCCGGGCGACCTGATGGAGACCTACGAACTGCTCTGCGAACCCGTCTTCGACGCCTTCGAGCGACTCGGCGTCGACGCGCGGTTCACCGACGAGAAACTCCCCGAAATCCACCAACCGGCCTGCTATCTCCGAGAACTCCACCCGGCCCACGACGTGGTCGCGGGCGACGGTCGGAAAATCAGCGGCAACGCCCAGTACCGCCGGAAGGACGCGGTCATCCAGCACGGGTCGCTGAAGTTCGACGTCGACGCCGACCGCCACCTCTCGACGTTCGCCGACCCCGACACCACGCCCGAGGAGTTCCGCGAGCGCGTGACGACGATGGCGGAGCAGACGGGGCAGGCGAGACTGACCCGCGAGGAGGCGGTCGAAGCAGTCGAGGAGGCCCTCCGCGAGTGGGCCGACGCCGACGAAGGGAGTTGGACCGACGACGAACTGGCGCGCGCCGAGGAGCGCGCGGAAGCGAAGTTCGAGAGCGAGGCGTGGGTTCGGGACCGCGAAGACCCGACGGAGTGAGTCGCAACCGCTCGGACTCCCACACCGCCGGGCGTCACCGGAACGGGATTTCTCGACGCTACGTCGCTCTCGTCCGGTAGTAACTCCGCTCGCCGTCCCCGGTGTCGATGATCCTGCGCTCCAGCGCACCGTGGTCCACGAGTCGGTCCAGAATCGAACTCACGGTCGCCACGTCGATGATACAGCCGATGAGGTCGCCGTCCTCGGCGTGGGCCACGTTGGCCTCCGACCACCCCGTCTCCATCACTGCCTCGGTTACCTCCCGAACGTTGTACGCCTGCTTGTCGTGTTCGTGCAGGAACTGGACGATTCGCTCCTCGATGGAGTAGCGCTCGCTCCCTTCCTCGAAGGCGTCGATGCTGATAGGCACACCCGGCGTAGGCCCCGGATTCCAATAAGGGTGTGGCCCGAGAGAACGCCGCGCGGTCGGGCCCCGAATCGCCGACTCCCCGGAACTCCGCCGTCGGTTCCGAAGCGCCTTTCACCCCTCCATCCCTGCCCGGATACATGAGAGTTGGCGCGCACGAATCCATCGCTGGCGGCGTCTACAACGCCGTAGACGAACAGATAGAGGACGGCGGTAACTGCGGACAGATATTCACTCACTCCCCGCAGGTGTGGCAGGACCCGAACATCGGCGACGACGAGGCCGAGCAGTTCCGCACGCTGTCGGCCGAGAACGACGTGGGACCGTGGGTCATTCACTCGTCGTACCTCGTGAACCTCTGCACGCCGAAGGCGGACCTCCGCGCGAAGTCCGTCGACTCGATGCAGAAGGAGGTCGACGCGGCGGCCAAACTCGACATTCCGTACGTCAACGTCCACCTCGGCGCGCACACCGGGGCCGGCGTCGACGGCGGCCTCGACAACGCCGCGTCCGCGCTGGACGAGTTGGACATTCCGGAGGGCGTCACCGTCCTCATCGAGAGCGACGCCGGGTCGGGCACGAAGTTGGGCGGCGACTTCGAGCATCTCGCCGAGGTGCTGGACCGCTCCGAGCAGGACCTCGACGTGTGCGTCGACACCGCCCACGCCTTCGCCGCGGGCTACGACCTTTCGACCGAGGAGGGTGTCCACGACACCATCGCCGAGTTCGACGACGTGGTCGGACTGGAGCATCTAAAGTGCGTCCACCTCAACGACTCGAAACACGAGTGCGGCACGAACAAGGACGAACACGCCCACATCGGCGAGGGACTCATCGGCGAGGAGGGCATGCGCGCGTTCATCAACCACCCGGACCTCGAAGACGTGCCTCTCGTCCTCGAAACGCCCCACGAGGACGGCAAGGGCTTCGCGTGGAACATCGAGCGCGTGAAGGAACTGCGCGAGGACTGAACGGTCGCTCGGCCTCGTACGCCGGTCGGTCGGAACGCGGTTTCTTCGAGGAACTGCGATGTCAGTATGTACGGATACGAGGCCACTACGCCCTGTTTTCGAGCGTTACAGCTCACGAGACCAGCCGCTGAATGACAACTACTAAGTAATTTATCATACCTGTCATAGGTATGGAACTGTCGGATCACGAGCAAAGCGACGCAGTCGCAGCGGACCCCAAGTCTCCGAGCGGAGCGCGATGGAAACGTGGACTAGTTGCCGTGGGCCTGACGGTAGTCGCCGTCGTGGTGAACGGCATCTTCACGCTGCCCGCACTCTTCTGGTTGACCGGTATCGAGCGGACCCTCGGAGTGACGGTTCTCGGCGAGGTGGCGTTCGCCGTCGTCGGTGCGGGATTTCTGACGTTGACCGGGCGGGGACTGGACTTCCTCGACCTCTCCGTTCCCGATTCCCGAACGCTCGCGAAGTACGTCCTCGGCGCGACCGCGGCGTTGTTCGCGCTACGGTCGGCTGTCGTCGGGGTGGCGTCACTGGCGGGCGTCCCCCTCGCTCCCCCGAGCATCCTGCAATCGTCGGTCGATACGCAGTCGCTCCTGTTGGCGATGATTCCGCTCTCCGTCCTCGTAATCGGTCCCTCCGAGGAGTTGTTGTTCCGAGGCGTCGTCCAGCGATACCTCGCCGGGGCGTTCTCTGTCCGCGGTGCGGTCTTCGGCGCGGGCGTCCTCTTCGCCGCGATTCATCTGCCGACGCTGGTGGTCGTGCCGTCCGCACTCGGTATCGCGGTTACCCTCTTCGTCATCCTCCTCGTCGGTCTCGCCTTCGGATGGCTGTACGCGTCCACCGATTCGCTCCCCGTCGCGATGGCCGTTCACGGCCTCTACAACGCCTCTATTTTCGCATCGGCGTACCTCCTGATCGAGTTCGACGTCATCGCCGCGGGCGTCTCGTGGTGAGGGCGTCCTCCTCGAACGAGGAGCGTAGCCTTCGGGAAGGGGTTAACGCGTGCGGTGAACCGGCGAGGGCGCTCGTCGCTCCGCTACCTGAAGAAGAACGTCAGGAGCCACAGGCTCGCCATCCCGGCGACGAGCGTCGCCAGAACGTCCTCGGTCCGCCACGCCACCAGCGCCGCGAGCGCGCCCGCCAGCAGTCGCGGGTTCGCGGACGAGAGCGCGACCGACCCGTCTACGACGACAAGTTGGGGCGCGACCAGCGCCGCCAGCACCGCCGCGGGGACGAATCGGAGCGCGCGCTCGACCACCGCCGGCACGTCGTCGAGGAGGCCGAACAGACCGATGAACGAGAACCGGATGAGGAAGGTCCCGACGCCCGCCGCGAGGATGACCAGCCACAGCGTCACCGACCCGTAGTCGGTCGCCATCTACGCCACCTCCTCGGCCAGTAGTCCGGCCGCGATGCCGACGACGGCGGCGGTTATCAGTCCCAGATTGAACGGGAGTCCGTTGGCGGCGACCCCGACCGACCCCCCGACGAGCGCGGCGATACCGGTCGCGCGGTCGGTGACCGCCGGGACCAGCACCGCGAGGAACACCAGCGGGACCGCGAACTCCAGTCGCCAACTGTCGGGGACGCTCGCGCCGAGGACGATGCCGACGACCGTGGCGAGTTGCCACGTCACCCAGAGCGCGCTCGCGACGCCGAGGTAGTACCACCGCCGGGAGACGTCCTCGTCGTTCTCGAACCGCAACAGCGACACCGCGTAGGCTTGGTCGGTGAGCAGGTACGCCAGCGCGCCCTTCCACCGGGCCGACTCGCGCTGGAAGTACGGCGCGATGGAGGCGCTGTACATCATCATCCGGAGGTTGATGACGAGGACGGTGAACACGACCACGACGGCCGGCGCGTTCCGGCCGACGAGTTCGGCCGCCGCGAGTTGCGAGGCCCCGGCGAAGATGACGACCGACATCGCGACAGCCTCGACCGCTGGGATGCCCGCGTTGACCGCGGCCACGCCCGCCACCATTCCGAACGGAACGATACCGAGGAGAATCGGGAGGGCGACGCGAACGCCCGAACGGAAATCTGCACGTGGAGATGTCACTGTCCGTTCGTAGGCGCACCGAGGGGTATCATCCTTGTTTTTCCGGCGAGGCGTTCGGACCGAACCTCCCCGGCGAAGCGCAGACCGAACGCCCGGCGAAGCGTAGACCGAACGCCCGGCGAAGCGCAGACCGAATGCCCCCGGCGGACTCGCCCGGCGACTCGCTCGCCGGGACCGCCCCGCTTTTCACCGACCGCCTCCAAACCCGACCAGAATCAGCCGTGCGACAGTTCTCCGCCGACTACCTCCGAGATACGCGCCGCGGGATGTGGGACGACCGCGAGGCGCTGGCCGACCTGCGACTCGACTCCAGAGAGCGCGTCCTCGACGCGGGATGCGGCACGGGCGAACTCTCCCGCGTCCTCGCCGAGGAGACGCCGGGCGAGGTAATCGGGGCGGACGCCGACCCCGACCTCCTCGCGGTGGCGCGCGAGCAGGCCGGCGTCGAGACGGTCGCCGGCGACGCCCTCCGCCTGCCCTTCCCCGACGACTGCTTCGACCTCGTGGTCTGTCAGGCCCTGCTCATCAACCTCCCCGACCCTGCCGCCGCGGTCCGGGAGTTCCGACGGGTCTCCTCGGACCTCGTGGCCGCGGTCGAACCCGACAACGCCGCGGTGGCGGTCGAGTCCACCGTCGAGACCGAGAGCGACCTCGCGGCCCGCGCGCGCCGGGCCTACCTCGACGGCGTCGAGACCGACGTGACGCTGGGCGGGTCGGGCACCCGCGAGGCGTTCGCCGCGGCCGGACTCTCGGACGCCGCGACTCGCCGCCACGTCCACGCCCGGACGGTCGAACCGCCCTACGCCGAACGCGACCTGCGCGCGGCCCGCCGGAAGGCCAGCGGCGAGGGACTGGCCGACGACCGGGCGACCCTGCTGGCGGGCGACCTCTCGGCCGCCGAGTACGACGACCTCCGGACCGACTGGCGCGAGATGGGCCGGGCCGTCGTCGAGCAGATGAGCGCGGGCGAGTACCGCCGGGCCGAGGTCGTCCCCTTCTACGTGACCGTCGGGTCGGTCTGAAGGTCGGTCCGCCGTGCCAACCTCTTTGGTCTCTCTCGCCGACGTTCGAACGCCATGTTCGAGGACATTCTGGTTCCTGTCGACGGGAGCGACGGGGCCGACGCCGCGGTCGGACACGCCGCCGACGTCGCCGAACGGTTCGAGGCGACCGTTCACGTCCTGTTCGTCGCCAGCACGAACCGCGACAGCGTGACCGTGGTCGGGAGTGACGTAGTGGACGCCTTGGAGCGCGAAGGCGGCGACATCGTAGACGCCGCGGCCGAGGACCTCCGAGAGCGCGGCGTCGCGTGCGAGTCGGAGGTCGTGCAGGGCGACCCCGCCACGGCCATCGCCGACTACGCCGACTCGCGGGAGATGGACCTCGTGGCGATGGCGACCCACGGCCGGAC
Encoded proteins:
- a CDS encoding DUF1328 family protein, with protein sequence MLELAIAFAVLAIIAGALGAGGVAGLSMDIAKWLVIAFLVLAVVSLVI
- a CDS encoding serine/threonine-protein kinase RIO2, yielding MVQNVAGMLTELEPEDFHLLSGIEQGMRFSEWVAREKIPEFSRLTAEEVDYRLDRCLDRELVERQTIQYEGYRLKFEGYDALALHTFAERDSVEGFGSPLGVGKESDVYEVQSYKPLALKYHREGYTNFREVMKERDYTSDREHVSWLYTARKAAEREYEALEALYPDVTVPRPVDHNRHAIVMEKIDGVELSRTKLEDEQVVPILDLVLSEMADAYAEGYVHADMSEYNVFVNTEGITIFDWPQATPTDHENAEEFLRRDVDNVVGYFRRKYPQLVPDDVDTDALADAIADGDFESVRDYAPDE
- a CDS encoding ABC transporter substrate-binding protein encodes the protein MSEQDTTRRSFLRATGGAASAVALGSGFVGASAAQETTTEGGEQGTQTGQGQGQRSGGTLNLINSTMSTLDPIKATDTASGEVIQQVFDALMNYPNGNIEVQPLLAKSYEVSDDFTTYTFTIREGATFHDGSQVTAQDFVYSFERLAQSDNSRRSYFILQSIGVKHSTDADGNYQPDTLGVTAQNDRTLRIQLEEPFHATLEMLAYTSFAAVPEGIVGDINGYDGELSYQEFSTSAPVGCGPFEFETWESNTEAAVTRFDNYYGKKAEVDRVHWRIMSDANARFTYAMNKNADAFSIPTQFYNPNDVTVTTTDNRGRKVGTYGPVRNGETLNFLAVPTINTFYIGFNTNQVETAARKAAAYVMNKEQLVEQVFKGRGRPAYHFTPPAIYPGGNDAYQKHAQEEYPYSYRQTDIAQARQVMEEAGYGPNNRYSFTFTVYQRSNTWPQVGQLLRDKLSSAHIDMTIETAPFSTLLQRGREGNLQAYSLGWVMDWPAPDNFLQLLNPPLTDTSQSAPISYVNWSGTEASQRARQAWTTIQNNPAPTDKAERLRNQAYIEMEEANWQDNVFLNVYHETDQRFWYDYAQIPKFGAAGTSRQMFNGVTLNEPNGGGGGGSN
- a CDS encoding lipoate--protein ligase family protein, yielding MALSDREWRVIREESRRGPLNMALDEIAAATAAEEGVRTVRVYQWDPSTLSLGYRQDSDTVAWDYCDREGITVTRRPTGGGGIYHDRHGDISYSIVAPADELPGDLMETYELLCEPVFDAFERLGVDARFTDEKLPEIHQPACYLRELHPAHDVVAGDGRKISGNAQYRRKDAVIQHGSLKFDVDADRHLSTFADPDTTPEEFRERVTTMAEQTGQARLTREEAVEAVEEALREWADADEGSWTDDELARAEERAEAKFESEAWVRDREDPTE
- a CDS encoding deoxyribonuclease IV — its product is MRVGAHESIAGGVYNAVDEQIEDGGNCGQIFTHSPQVWQDPNIGDDEAEQFRTLSAENDVGPWVIHSSYLVNLCTPKADLRAKSVDSMQKEVDAAAKLDIPYVNVHLGAHTGAGVDGGLDNAASALDELDIPEGVTVLIESDAGSGTKLGGDFEHLAEVLDRSEQDLDVCVDTAHAFAAGYDLSTEEGVHDTIAEFDDVVGLEHLKCVHLNDSKHECGTNKDEHAHIGEGLIGEEGMRAFINHPDLEDVPLVLETPHEDGKGFAWNIERVKELRED
- a CDS encoding CPBP family intramembrane glutamic endopeptidase; amino-acid sequence: MGLTVVAVVVNGIFTLPALFWLTGIERTLGVTVLGEVAFAVVGAGFLTLTGRGLDFLDLSVPDSRTLAKYVLGATAALFALRSAVVGVASLAGVPLAPPSILQSSVDTQSLLLAMIPLSVLVIGPSEELLFRGVVQRYLAGAFSVRGAVFGAGVLFAAIHLPTLVVVPSALGIAVTLFVILLVGLAFGWLYASTDSLPVAMAVHGLYNASIFASAYLLIEFDVIAAGVSW
- a CDS encoding AzlD domain-containing protein produces the protein MATDYGSVTLWLVILAAGVGTFLIRFSFIGLFGLLDDVPAVVERALRFVPAAVLAALVAPQLVVVDGSVALSSANPRLLAGALAALVAWRTEDVLATLVAGMASLWLLTFFFR
- a CDS encoding AzlC family ABC transporter permease, which codes for MTSPRADFRSGVRVALPILLGIVPFGMVAGVAAVNAGIPAVEAVAMSVVIFAGASQLAAAELVGRNAPAVVVVFTVLVINLRMMMYSASIAPYFQRESARWKGALAYLLTDQAYAVSLLRFENDEDVSRRWYYLGVASALWVTWQLATVVGIVLGASVPDSWRLEFAVPLVFLAVLVPAVTDRATGIAALVGGSVGVAANGLPFNLGLITAAVVGIAAGLLAEEVA
- a CDS encoding class I SAM-dependent methyltransferase, coding for MRQFSADYLRDTRRGMWDDREALADLRLDSRERVLDAGCGTGELSRVLAEETPGEVIGADADPDLLAVAREQAGVETVAGDALRLPFPDDCFDLVVCQALLINLPDPAAAVREFRRVSSDLVAAVEPDNAAVAVESTVETESDLAARARRAYLDGVETDVTLGGSGTREAFAAAGLSDAATRRHVHARTVEPPYAERDLRAARRKASGEGLADDRATLLAGDLSAAEYDDLRTDWREMGRAVVEQMSAGEYRRAEVVPFYVTVGSV